In Leptodesmis sichuanensis A121, the following are encoded in one genomic region:
- a CDS encoding response regulator transcription factor codes for MVTSPARILVVSHDPAIRNLISRFLTRQNYEIEATEDGKTAIAVFQQFNPDLVILDSDLPDASGYNLCQEMQSATGVFVLILTNRTDEAARTRAFSQGADDYITKPFSLGELGVRVGAILKRQRTVLTGEQQSLTFENLVIDPVRREVQLNGNLVPLTALEFDLLYFLARNPSRTWNRAELIQEVWDYEYVGDQRVVNVHLGRIWSKLAFHQIDQDNELLKQLRKQLDFLAFNKFSLQHSHLLVVTDDRGQFEISPHIPHFQLAQ; via the coding sequence ATGGTTACTTCCCCTGCCAGAATTCTTGTTGTCAGTCACGATCCTGCAATTCGCAACCTGATTTCCCGTTTTCTGACTCGGCAGAACTACGAGATAGAGGCTACCGAAGATGGTAAGACTGCGATCGCAGTTTTCCAGCAATTTAATCCCGATCTGGTTATCCTGGATAGCGATTTGCCCGATGCCAGCGGCTATAACCTCTGTCAGGAGATGCAAAGCGCTACTGGAGTTTTTGTATTAATACTGACCAACCGAACAGACGAAGCTGCCAGAACTCGCGCATTTAGCCAGGGAGCAGACGACTACATTACTAAGCCATTTAGTTTGGGAGAATTGGGAGTCCGGGTAGGGGCAATTCTCAAACGGCAACGGACTGTCTTGACTGGAGAACAACAAAGCCTGACATTTGAGAATCTGGTGATTGATCCAGTCCGGCGAGAAGTTCAGCTAAACGGAAATTTAGTACCATTAACGGCTTTAGAGTTTGACCTGCTGTATTTTCTGGCCAGGAATCCAAGTCGTACCTGGAACAGGGCAGAGCTAATCCAGGAAGTTTGGGATTACGAGTATGTGGGCGATCAGCGAGTCGTCAATGTTCACCTTGGCCGAATCTGGAGCAAGCTTGCATTCCACCAGATTGATCAAGATAACGAACTCTTGAAGCAACTTCGCAAACAGCTTGATTTTCTCGCCTTTAATAAATTTTCCCTTCAGCACAGCCATCTTTTAGTTGTTACAGATGATAGAGGTCAGTTTGAGATTTCTCCTCACATTCCGCACTTCCAACTGGCACAATAG
- the aat gene encoding leucyl/phenylalanyl-tRNA--protein transferase, producing the protein MNSPFDIYAIVQGYAEGYFLMADESGNNLGWYSSRQRTLIPLDNRFRYPRSLQRVLNQNRFTVAVNRAFKEVVEGCADRETTWISPELKEIYWALHQAGWAYSFETWQGDELAGGILGIVIGGAFIGESMFYRIPEGSKVAMVKLVERLRERNFVLFDAQMMNPHLERFGAYIIRTDEYRDLLREALQRSCLLV; encoded by the coding sequence GTGAATAGTCCGTTTGATATCTATGCCATTGTTCAGGGCTATGCTGAAGGCTACTTCTTAATGGCCGATGAGTCAGGCAATAATTTGGGTTGGTATTCCAGTCGTCAGAGAACTTTGATTCCACTGGATAACCGTTTTCGTTATCCCCGATCGCTGCAACGGGTGCTAAATCAGAACCGCTTTACAGTTGCCGTCAATCGGGCCTTTAAAGAGGTTGTGGAAGGGTGCGCCGATCGCGAGACTACCTGGATTTCACCAGAATTGAAGGAAATTTATTGGGCCTTGCATCAGGCCGGGTGGGCCTATAGTTTTGAAACCTGGCAGGGAGATGAACTGGCTGGAGGGATTTTAGGAATTGTGATTGGGGGAGCCTTCATTGGCGAATCGATGTTTTACCGCATTCCTGAAGGCTCTAAGGTGGCAATGGTGAAACTGGTAGAGCGTTTAAGAGAACGGAACTTTGTCCTGTTCGACGCACAGATGATGAATCCCCACCTGGAACGCTTCGGAGCATACATTATTCGCACGGATGAGTACAGAGATCTGCTACGAGAAGCCTTACAGCGATCGTGCTTGTTGGTATAA
- a CDS encoding IS1634 family transposase, with product MLLNGELIVQNLDHLGIVAGLVDELKIVEQINQHLGEDPREQISPGVAVKAMILNGLGLVSAPLYLFEQFFVGKATEHLLGAGVLAAHLNDDRLGRVLDALYLGGLSPIFMAICLTAARKFGVVCKSAHFDSTSLSVEGEYLPESQVTEGVAPVPIHITYGYSRDRRPDLKQFVMNLVCWGDGEIPAFIELADGNQSDKTRFADLMQEFKSQWNFEGLYVADAALYSEQNLQQVSGLRWLTRVPLTLNAASELISQLADAAFETTELEGYRIATVCCDYGGVQQRWLVVESQKRKQADLKKLDKTLTQATAHWQSQLRQLCAQEFACEADAIAALEKFGQKLPWHQLDGMGVKQTVHYDKPGKPKRGHPPSRITYHPQASLTLNTTVVARHQQRAGRFILATNVLESEQLSAQQALEEYKGQQGNERGFRFLKDPLFFASSVFLKSPERIMALAMIMGLCLLVYNLGQRQLRQALQQANQTLPNQLGKGTQRPTLRWVFQCFMAVHYVVLNGVQQVVNLTDDRRHILQFFGSACRQYYLLC from the coding sequence GTGCTGTTGAACGGCGAATTGATTGTGCAGAACCTGGATCATCTGGGCATCGTGGCCGGATTGGTAGACGAGTTAAAGATTGTGGAGCAGATCAACCAACATTTGGGAGAAGACCCGCGAGAGCAAATTAGCCCAGGGGTGGCGGTAAAAGCCATGATTCTGAATGGATTAGGGCTGGTATCTGCGCCGTTGTACCTGTTTGAACAATTCTTTGTGGGGAAAGCAACGGAACATTTGCTGGGCGCAGGAGTACTGGCGGCGCATCTCAATGACGACCGGTTAGGACGAGTCCTCGACGCCCTGTACTTGGGCGGACTAAGCCCAATATTTATGGCCATTTGCCTGACGGCGGCCCGCAAATTTGGAGTCGTGTGCAAGAGCGCCCATTTCGACTCGACTTCACTTTCGGTGGAGGGCGAGTATTTGCCGGAGTCCCAGGTGACTGAGGGCGTTGCCCCTGTTCCGATTCACATCACCTATGGCTATTCGCGGGACCGTCGTCCTGACCTGAAGCAGTTTGTGATGAATTTGGTGTGTTGGGGGGATGGAGAGATTCCCGCGTTCATTGAGTTAGCCGACGGTAATCAGTCCGATAAAACCCGCTTTGCTGACTTGATGCAGGAGTTTAAGTCGCAGTGGAACTTTGAGGGGTTGTATGTGGCGGATGCTGCCCTCTACAGTGAGCAAAACTTGCAACAGGTGTCCGGGTTGCGATGGCTGACCCGAGTGCCGTTGACGCTGAATGCAGCATCGGAGTTAATCAGCCAGTTGGCAGACGCTGCGTTCGAGACTACGGAACTGGAAGGGTATCGGATTGCGACTGTCTGCTGCGACTATGGCGGTGTCCAACAGCGATGGTTGGTGGTCGAAAGCCAGAAACGCAAACAGGCTGACCTCAAGAAGTTAGATAAAACCTTGACCCAGGCAACCGCCCATTGGCAATCGCAATTACGACAATTATGCGCTCAAGAATTTGCTTGCGAAGCTGATGCGATAGCCGCACTCGAAAAATTTGGACAGAAGCTACCGTGGCATCAACTGGATGGAATGGGTGTGAAGCAAACGGTGCACTATGACAAACCGGGTAAGCCCAAACGGGGTCATCCTCCCAGTCGCATTACCTATCACCCTCAAGCCTCGTTAACTTTGAATACTACGGTTGTGGCCAGACATCAGCAACGGGCTGGGCGCTTCATTCTGGCAACCAATGTTCTCGAGTCTGAGCAATTAAGCGCGCAACAGGCGCTGGAGGAATACAAAGGGCAACAAGGGAATGAGCGGGGCTTTCGGTTTCTCAAAGACCCTCTGTTCTTTGCTTCCAGTGTCTTCCTCAAATCCCCAGAACGGATCATGGCACTTGCTATGATCATGGGCTTGTGCTTGCTCGTGTACAACTTGGGCCAACGCCAACTCCGTCAAGCACTTCAGCAGGCCAACCAAACCTTGCCCAACCAGCTTGGCAAAGGCACTCAACGCCCGACCCTACGTTGGGTCTTTCAGTGTTTTATGGCAGTGCATTATGTCGTGCTCAATGGGGTTCAGCAAGTGGTCAATCTCACTGACGATCGCCGCCATATTCTCCAATTTTTCGGTTCTGCCTGTCGGCAGTATTACTTACTTTGTTGA
- a CDS encoding type II toxin-antitoxin system RelE/ParE family toxin — translation MDYTVILSPKAVGDLEAIVRYIALNNPEAARKIGQALLNETRELAQFPFRGQMVPEFNSPNIRQLILKPYRIVYRVEEDKKRISIARFWHSAQENLEL, via the coding sequence ATGGACTACACCGTAATCCTCTCTCCTAAGGCAGTTGGAGACTTAGAAGCGATCGTTCGATATATTGCCTTAAACAACCCAGAAGCCGCCAGAAAGATAGGGCAAGCGCTGCTTAATGAAACCAGGGAACTGGCTCAATTTCCCTTCAGAGGGCAAATGGTTCCAGAGTTTAATAGTCCTAACATTCGGCAACTGATTCTCAAGCCCTACCGGATTGTGTACCGGGTTGAAGAGGACAAAAAGCGAATTAGCATTGCCCGGTTCTGGCATTCGGCTCAAGAGAACTTGGAATTGTGA
- a CDS encoding FHA domain-containing protein produces the protein MKQAAYSIGRDPNCDIPLVAEGVSWHHAELRQQYDVFFSYLIADVDRQGEGLLINGCKQRMHTLQHGDEIAFGPSARAVYYRLSRDVENPPDEFDIDDDDLAGGIAPVPRPWKPTPPPFNR, from the coding sequence CTGAAGCAGGCTGCTTATTCCATTGGTCGAGATCCTAATTGTGATATCCCGTTGGTTGCCGAGGGCGTATCCTGGCATCATGCAGAACTGCGCCAACAGTATGATGTCTTTTTTTCCTACCTCATAGCTGATGTTGATAGACAGGGAGAAGGTTTGTTGATTAATGGCTGCAAACAGCGAATGCACACTTTACAGCATGGAGATGAGATTGCTTTTGGCCCATCGGCGCGGGCTGTCTACTACCGATTAAGCCGGGATGTGGAAAATCCCCCAGACGAGTTTGACATTGATGACGATGATTTAGCTGGAGGAATTGCACCAGTTCCGCGTCCCTGGAAACCCACTCCCCCCCCCTTTAACAGATGA
- a CDS encoding elongation factor G yields MSDNVLSGTRNVAIVGPYLSGKTTLLESLLFVTGAITRKGKVTDRNTVGDGTPEARDRQMSVEVNAASTEYGGVRFTFLDCPGSIEFVQETLNALMGVDAVVVVCEPVSDRVLTLAPLFKFLDDWQIPHLVFINKMDRADVDFNEVLQALKKVSSRPLVAHQYPIGSGEKLVGFIDLVTEQAYHYHPGAPADPVPLPESLKEQEKAARYEMLETLANFDDHLLEELLEELEPPQEEILKDLKMELGADQIVPVFIGIADQDFGVRPLLQALLRESPEPEVTAEHRGLDSSNTTPLAQVLKTYYTPQGGKLSLVRVWQGSLTDGMVLNGVRVGGIYRMMGQQQQSLTSASAGEIVALGRMEGIKTGDILTSGDASAGAKLPTIEKLTPVFALAIAAEKRSDEVKLTGALTKLLEEDPSLAWEQHGDTHEIILWGQGDIHLQVAMDRLNRKYNLPMSAHPPQIPYKETIRKTATSVHGRYKRQTGGHGQFGDVYLDIKPLSRGEGFNFDEKIVGGVVPRQYIPAVENGVREYLTHGPLGFPVVDVAVTLTNGSYHTVDSSEQAFKQAARIAMQEGLLKCEPTLLEPILNVTISVPTDFTSKVLRLVSGRRGQILGYDAKADWTGWDEVVAYIPQAEMHDLIVELRSLTMGVGFFKWEYDHLQEVPEKLAERVLTTTGHNEK; encoded by the coding sequence ATGAGCGACAATGTATTGTCCGGCACCCGAAACGTGGCGATCGTGGGGCCTTACCTTAGTGGTAAAACAACGCTATTAGAAAGCCTGTTGTTTGTGACTGGAGCCATTACCCGAAAGGGCAAAGTCACGGACAGAAATACTGTGGGTGATGGTACGCCAGAAGCCCGCGATCGCCAGATGAGTGTTGAAGTAAACGCCGCCAGTACCGAGTATGGCGGCGTTCGTTTTACGTTCCTGGATTGCCCAGGATCGATTGAGTTCGTCCAGGAAACGTTGAATGCGTTAATGGGTGTGGATGCCGTGGTCGTGGTGTGTGAGCCTGTCAGCGATCGGGTACTTACACTCGCGCCTCTATTTAAATTCCTGGACGACTGGCAGATTCCCCATCTGGTTTTCATCAACAAGATGGATCGGGCAGATGTTGATTTTAATGAGGTGTTGCAAGCCTTGAAGAAGGTTTCCAGCCGCCCCTTAGTGGCCCATCAGTATCCGATCGGCAGTGGCGAAAAATTAGTTGGATTTATTGATCTGGTAACGGAGCAAGCCTATCACTACCATCCTGGCGCTCCCGCTGATCCCGTCCCCCTGCCAGAGTCATTAAAGGAGCAGGAAAAAGCGGCTCGCTACGAAATGCTGGAAACCCTGGCTAACTTCGATGATCACCTCTTAGAAGAACTATTGGAAGAACTGGAACCGCCACAAGAGGAAATTCTAAAAGATTTAAAGATGGAGTTAGGAGCGGATCAAATTGTGCCTGTCTTCATCGGTATCGCTGATCAGGATTTTGGGGTACGCCCTCTGCTTCAGGCATTACTGAGAGAGTCGCCGGAACCGGAAGTGACAGCAGAGCATCGGGGGCTTGACTCCAGTAACACCACTCCCCTGGCCCAAGTACTGAAGACGTACTACACGCCTCAGGGCGGCAAGTTATCCCTGGTAAGAGTTTGGCAGGGTAGCTTAACAGATGGCATGGTGCTGAATGGGGTTCGCGTCGGTGGCATTTACCGCATGATGGGTCAGCAGCAGCAAAGTTTGACTTCGGCCAGTGCGGGAGAGATTGTCGCCCTGGGTCGGATGGAAGGCATCAAGACGGGAGATATTCTGACCTCAGGGGATGCCTCTGCAGGTGCTAAGTTGCCCACTATTGAGAAACTAACTCCTGTATTTGCCCTCGCGATCGCAGCGGAAAAGCGCAGTGATGAAGTAAAACTGACAGGGGCATTGACCAAGTTATTAGAGGAAGATCCCTCTTTAGCCTGGGAACAGCATGGGGATACCCATGAAATCATTCTGTGGGGTCAGGGTGATATTCATCTGCAGGTGGCCATGGATCGCCTGAATCGCAAATATAATCTGCCGATGAGCGCCCATCCACCCCAAATTCCCTACAAAGAAACGATTCGCAAGACGGCTACTTCCGTTCATGGTCGCTATAAGCGGCAAACCGGAGGCCACGGTCAGTTTGGCGATGTCTATTTAGATATCAAGCCACTGTCGCGTGGAGAAGGGTTCAACTTTGATGAAAAAATTGTCGGTGGTGTGGTGCCCCGTCAATATATCCCTGCGGTGGAAAACGGAGTGCGGGAGTATCTGACTCACGGACCTTTAGGATTCCCGGTTGTAGATGTAGCCGTTACGCTGACCAACGGTTCTTATCACACGGTTGATAGCTCTGAACAGGCGTTTAAGCAAGCGGCTCGGATCGCAATGCAGGAAGGCTTGCTAAAGTGTGAGCCGACCTTGCTAGAACCCATTTTGAATGTCACAATCTCAGTGCCGACAGACTTTACCTCTAAGGTGCTACGGCTGGTTAGCGGACGGCGAGGGCAAATTCTGGGGTACGATGCGAAAGCCGATTGGACTGGATGGGATGAGGTTGTAGCTTACATTCCCCAGGCCGAAATGCATGACCTGATTGTAGAGTTGCGATCGCTGACAATGGGTGTAGGCTTCTTTAAGTGGGAGTATGACCATTTGCAGGAGGTTCCTGAGAAGTTAGCCGAACGCGTCTTAACGACCACTGGCCACAACGAGAAGTAA
- the rseP gene encoding RIP metalloprotease RseP, with product MSLSGLISALPAIGVLAILIVVHELGHFMAARLQGIYANKFSIGFGPILWKYQGPETEYAIRAFPLGGFVGFPDDDPEENKIDPNDPNLLRNRPILDRAIVISAGVIANLIFAYLILVLQVGTVGVQQTSQPGVLIDGFFKVSQVSPQAAQAGIQAGDSLFIDSSKEQGKFDVVYNPATNSVDLLTTSTSPLELQLGRKDEAGKLKPVKVTLTPEVGTDGKGATGIQLTPTPAVQAGLKPGDVVLALNGQEFGQSVRSIQAFQKTIRENPGKPVEFKVKRGDQVFPITVTPKPNAENEGTIGVGLSPNGEIQRQRVNPIAAFGVGAEEFQNIVNDTIAGFGQLISRFSKVADQVAGPVAIVAVGAKIAQSDAASLFQFAALISINLAIINILPLPALDGGHLAFLLIEGVRGKPLPTKIQDGVMQTGLMLLLGLGIFLIIRDTANLIPQ from the coding sequence ATGTCACTTTCGGGGCTAATTTCTGCGTTGCCAGCGATCGGAGTTCTGGCCATTCTAATTGTTGTTCATGAACTGGGCCACTTTATGGCAGCCCGGTTGCAAGGTATTTACGCCAACAAGTTTTCGATCGGATTTGGGCCGATCCTGTGGAAATATCAGGGTCCGGAAACCGAGTATGCGATCCGGGCCTTTCCCCTGGGAGGGTTTGTCGGCTTTCCGGATGATGACCCGGAAGAAAATAAGATCGATCCCAATGATCCAAACCTGTTGCGGAATCGGCCCATTCTGGATCGGGCGATCGTCATCAGTGCCGGGGTGATTGCCAACCTGATCTTTGCCTACCTGATTTTGGTGTTACAGGTGGGAACGGTGGGAGTGCAGCAAACGAGTCAACCCGGAGTCTTGATTGACGGGTTTTTCAAAGTCAGTCAGGTGAGTCCTCAAGCCGCTCAAGCTGGGATTCAGGCTGGAGATAGCCTGTTTATCGATAGCAGCAAAGAGCAGGGGAAATTTGATGTTGTCTACAATCCAGCCACCAATTCTGTCGATCTGTTGACGACCAGCACCAGTCCGTTGGAACTGCAACTGGGTCGTAAAGATGAAGCGGGTAAATTGAAACCTGTGAAGGTTACCCTCACGCCGGAAGTAGGCACCGATGGGAAAGGAGCGACCGGAATTCAACTGACTCCGACTCCCGCAGTTCAGGCCGGACTGAAACCGGGCGATGTGGTGCTGGCACTGAATGGTCAGGAGTTCGGTCAATCGGTGCGGAGCATTCAAGCTTTCCAAAAAACGATTCGCGAGAATCCTGGCAAGCCTGTTGAGTTTAAGGTAAAACGGGGCGATCAGGTCTTCCCCATTACTGTCACGCCAAAACCGAATGCGGAAAATGAAGGCACGATCGGTGTGGGGCTATCTCCCAATGGCGAGATTCAACGCCAGCGGGTAAATCCCATTGCCGCTTTTGGTGTGGGTGCTGAAGAATTCCAGAACATCGTGAATGATACGATCGCAGGCTTCGGACAACTGATCAGCCGCTTCAGTAAGGTAGCCGATCAAGTGGCTGGCCCAGTGGCGATCGTCGCGGTTGGTGCCAAGATTGCTCAGTCGGATGCCGCCAGTCTGTTCCAATTCGCCGCCCTGATTAGCATCAACCTCGCTATCATTAATATCCTGCCGCTGCCTGCACTGGACGGTGGTCATCTCGCCTTCCTGCTGATCGAAGGAGTACGGGGCAAACCACTGCCAACCAAGATTCAGGATGGAGTGATGCAAACCGGACTGATGCTATTGCTGGGCTTGGGCATCTTTCTAATTATTCGAGATACAGCTAACCTGATTCCCCAGTGA
- the nth gene encoding endonuclease III — MRKSRKPSTKQRALEILLRLKRLYPDATCSLNYETPVQLLIATILSAQCTDERVNMTTPELFRRFPDAAAIAAADLSEIEALVKSCGFYRSKAKNIQGACRMIMEQFGGEVPQGMDNLLKLPGVARKTANVVSANAFGINLGVTVDTHVKRLSYRLGLTQHTDPVRVERDLMKLIPQPDWENWSIRLIYHGRAVCTARKPACDRCELADLCPSANLPVMPIVAEAPEEAESPVAIATQTP; from the coding sequence GTGAGAAAATCGCGAAAACCTTCCACCAAGCAACGGGCGCTGGAGATTTTGCTGCGCCTGAAGCGACTTTATCCCGATGCCACCTGCTCTCTGAATTATGAAACTCCGGTTCAGTTACTGATTGCCACGATTCTCTCGGCTCAGTGTACCGATGAACGGGTCAATATGACCACTCCTGAACTGTTCCGGCGGTTTCCCGATGCCGCTGCGATCGCGGCGGCTGACCTCTCTGAAATCGAAGCCCTGGTTAAATCCTGTGGATTCTACCGCAGTAAGGCGAAGAATATTCAGGGAGCCTGCCGCATGATTATGGAGCAATTCGGAGGTGAGGTGCCGCAAGGGATGGACAACCTGCTGAAACTTCCAGGAGTCGCTCGGAAGACTGCAAACGTGGTATCTGCTAATGCCTTTGGGATTAACCTGGGGGTAACGGTAGATACCCACGTTAAGCGGTTGAGTTACCGTTTGGGTCTGACCCAACATACCGATCCGGTGCGGGTTGAGCGAGACTTGATGAAGCTGATCCCCCAACCAGATTGGGAAAATTGGTCAATCCGGTTGATCTATCATGGACGGGCAGTGTGTACTGCCCGGAAGCCTGCCTGCGATCGCTGTGAATTGGCAGATCTCTGCCCCTCAGCCAATTTACCCGTAATGCCGATCGTGGCTGAAGCGCCAGAGGAAGCGGAATCTCCTGTCGCGATCGCCACTCAAACGCCTTAA
- the rpsN gene encoding 30S ribosomal protein S14, with amino-acid sequence MAKKSMVEREKKREKLIAKYAAKREALKEQFSAATSQQEKLAIHRQLQQLPRNSAPSRHRNRCWATGRPRGYYRDFGISRHVLREMAHQGLLPGVVKSSW; translated from the coding sequence ATGGCTAAGAAAAGCATGGTGGAGCGCGAGAAAAAGCGCGAGAAGTTGATTGCGAAATATGCTGCAAAGCGAGAAGCGCTCAAAGAGCAATTTTCGGCGGCGACCTCTCAACAAGAAAAGTTAGCGATCCATCGTCAATTGCAACAACTTCCCCGCAACAGCGCCCCTTCCCGTCACCGGAATCGTTGCTGGGCTACGGGTCGGCCTAGAGGCTATTACCGCGATTTTGGTATCTCTCGCCACGTATTGCGGGAAATGGCTCACCAGGGACTGTTACCAGGTGTTGTGAAATCCAGTTGGTAA
- a CDS encoding lysophospholipid acyltransferase family protein has protein sequence MATAPDFYPPKLNQSFVRLCQMVAPWAAYLYYRIELDIDYESLNQLIALRDRRVLLLPNHPTFQDPIVMFLLSGRLGQSFHYLAAYEQFQDILGPFFQTVGAYSVRRGLADRASIAQTLDLLTQPTCHLVIFPEGGCSFQNDTVMPFRTGAVQLAFQAMNRSVKQGHPVPDLFVVPISIKYRYSQPMSIVIHQSLSRLETTLGIPKQAQNYERLRAIAEKVLTQVEQEYDTCASDREHPWNDRIAALKACVLRTCEHQLALQSAPNEPDRERVYRILNAIQVRAEQEESGEAEGSSSWDEEFIRKSMFRILNFDAIYDGYVAADPTPERFLDTLTRLEREVFNIDRPAPKGHRIAQVKAGSLLNLQDYFEPFQKAKSTTVSIVTQQLQQAVQDNLNYFRNMD, from the coding sequence ATGGCCACGGCTCCAGATTTCTATCCTCCCAAACTCAATCAGTCCTTCGTCCGGCTGTGTCAGATGGTTGCCCCCTGGGCCGCTTATCTGTACTACCGAATTGAACTGGATATTGATTACGAGAGTTTGAATCAACTGATTGCGTTGCGCGATCGCCGGGTCTTGCTGCTGCCGAATCATCCCACATTTCAAGATCCGATCGTCATGTTTCTGTTATCTGGACGACTGGGGCAGAGTTTCCACTACTTAGCCGCTTACGAACAGTTTCAGGACATTCTCGGCCCGTTTTTTCAGACCGTTGGGGCCTATTCTGTACGTCGAGGATTGGCTGATCGGGCCAGTATTGCCCAAACGCTGGATCTGCTGACTCAACCTACTTGCCATCTGGTCATTTTTCCAGAGGGTGGATGTTCGTTTCAAAACGATACCGTCATGCCGTTTCGGACAGGAGCTGTCCAACTGGCCTTCCAAGCCATGAATCGATCGGTCAAGCAGGGTCATCCGGTACCCGATTTGTTTGTTGTGCCCATTAGCATCAAATATCGTTACTCCCAGCCGATGAGCATAGTCATTCATCAGAGTCTCAGTCGTTTGGAAACCACCTTAGGAATTCCCAAACAGGCGCAGAATTATGAGCGATTACGAGCGATCGCGGAAAAAGTTCTCACCCAGGTTGAACAAGAGTATGATACTTGTGCCTCTGACCGTGAGCACCCCTGGAACGATCGGATTGCGGCCTTGAAAGCCTGTGTTTTACGAACCTGCGAACATCAACTTGCATTACAATCAGCCCCCAATGAACCCGATCGAGAACGGGTTTACCGAATTTTGAATGCCATCCAGGTCAGGGCCGAGCAGGAAGAATCTGGAGAGGCAGAAGGGAGTAGCAGTTGGGATGAAGAATTCATTCGCAAATCCATGTTCCGGATTCTCAACTTCGATGCAATCTACGATGGTTACGTGGCTGCCGATCCAACGCCAGAGCGCTTTTTAGACACCTTAACTCGGCTGGAACGAGAAGTATTTAATATCGATCGTCCCGCACCAAAAGGACATCGAATTGCACAAGTCAAAGCAGGAAGCTTATTGAATTTGCAGGACTACTTTGAACCGTTTCAAAAAGCGAAATCAACAACGGTGAGTATTGTCACTCAACAACTCCAGCAAGCAGTTCAAGACAATTTAAACTATTTCAGGAACATGGACTGA
- a CDS encoding PEP-CTERM sorting domain-containing protein, whose translation MNAIKLTSIAVAGFAAVAMNAASAEAFSFNVGGTEVAGEGYKSSVAGVTTIDFNSGTDPSNDFVKFSGLAADSIVQGSKVNNYATPSGNTTSYLTISNVGSGIAGATGSVTLTFAKALDYFGLYWGSADPFNSISFFSGDKLLASFTGSEVSTTARGSWTGATDNIYTNFFAGQGEAFDKVVLRSTGIAFESDNFAYREASAVPEPLTLGGTAIGLALGARMRKKMKAKAA comes from the coding sequence ATGAATGCTATCAAACTCACTTCAATTGCTGTGGCTGGTTTTGCTGCTGTCGCAATGAATGCAGCCTCAGCGGAAGCTTTTAGCTTTAACGTTGGTGGTACGGAGGTGGCTGGAGAAGGGTATAAGTCCAGTGTGGCTGGAGTTACAACCATTGATTTCAACTCAGGAACCGACCCCTCCAATGATTTTGTCAAGTTCTCTGGTTTGGCGGCTGATAGTATTGTTCAGGGAAGCAAGGTCAACAATTACGCTACTCCCTCAGGCAATACCACCAGCTATTTGACCATTTCCAATGTGGGTTCTGGCATTGCTGGAGCAACAGGCTCTGTTACTCTTACCTTTGCAAAAGCCTTGGACTACTTTGGTCTGTACTGGGGTTCGGCCGATCCCTTCAACTCTATCTCTTTCTTCAGTGGTGACAAGCTACTGGCAAGCTTTACCGGTAGCGAAGTATCAACGACTGCAAGAGGTAGCTGGACTGGTGCTACTGACAACATCTACACCAACTTCTTCGCAGGTCAAGGTGAAGCCTTTGATAAGGTGGTTCTGAGATCAACTGGCATTGCATTTGAAAGCGACAACTTCGCTTACCGGGAAGCCAGTGCTGTTCCTGAGCCTCTGACCCTGGGTGGAACCGCGATCGGTCTGGCTCTGGGTGCTCGCATGCGGAAGAAAATGAAGGCTAAGGCTGCTTAA
- a CDS encoding GlsB/YeaQ/YmgE family stress response membrane protein, with the protein MDIIAWVVLGLIAGAIAKAIYPGHQSGGILGTMILGIIGAFVGGSLYSLLTTGTLTLTSAGLSIGGIVIAVLGAIVALFIYYAITRRGASY; encoded by the coding sequence ATGGACATTATTGCCTGGGTTGTATTAGGTTTAATTGCTGGTGCGATTGCTAAAGCAATTTATCCTGGTCATCAAAGTGGCGGTATTCTGGGAACGATGATTTTAGGAATTATCGGCGCTTTCGTTGGTGGTTCTCTGTATAGCCTGCTGACAACCGGAACTTTAACATTAACCTCGGCTGGTTTGAGTATTGGTGGCATTGTAATTGCTGTATTGGGTGCGATCGTTGCCCTGTTTATCTACTACGCTATTACTCGTCGTGGTGCATCCTACTAA